ccctgtttttacaatctagcctatgatgataaagtgcagcttgatgataaataacaagcttggaattctaggagctctacacaaaatgtaaatattcgagatgaattgaaatgtcttttaacatctcattataaagctttctgctgtctagacatttgatcagtgtaatgaaaacgtcaccattttttattctatatcaatttttcctttcagattggcaatgggaaaaacacaaaaaacaaccagaagaatatcacagaatcctacgatgctttctcgacaggaaggcttgctgttattcaatccaccagatgggtaagaacaaacataaactttcaggttttttccactgaaatttctactgtgttgaatcactaatttgcagtatgttaattcataattttaagaagtggatgtgaagacaatgtgtatgcttatacaaaaataaaaaggtatgcagatgggcgcaaagactagtagtacagaaacattccctgagacctaaataaagccatgtactagaatctagctcttgataaactctgtaagccttgggtaccagagtcagtaatgctagaatagacagtcttgtagcttattgctgtaatttgtaataaggggcactaacatttgttaacttgtaattctcattatagtttagaagccttttgtttattaaagaaactggcactccctaagttttgaaaagagcatagattgagaaaataattgttattgctaaatacagattgcagttactctagaatgtttgacagtcacggtatttactgtatattgttcccacattctttatggtctcatttttctttgattttgtgtacgtgtgtctttttttcattgtgaaaacagcacaggtgtgtgttggagaggggaagtcaattggagaatggtttggaccaaatacagttgctcaagtactaaagtaagtgagatcataccagtctcattcagaacgtactcccctggggcagccaagagaaggcccaggcagagttttgaaggctgcatctccccctgtcccacagtcaggaatgtacttgccatctatttacaagtgcagcatggaatgtcatgccacagctcggtgtgcaggtactgagttgggaatgggtgacctctaaattttaataaaggaagagcctgaggagaagaaactgcaggaaagtctcctgctatgccgtctgcatgccctcaccagtcacaccacagatgtatattcctttctgcacagtggcacagctctggcaggtcgagagtgccaccgtgtaggtcggagtggtggtgtgaaacatcagagagaagccatctcggctgaggagggaactgagctgcaattcctccctttctgagcagcagttctgccagcaaggctactggataaagatgggcagctcctcatagtctgggagccacacttaaaggaactgaggctgctcagttctccaggggtacgtggaggtgtcttacctcaggcaggggctaggctacaggtcctgcgagctcagcagcaagtctttgacaccctggaacaggcacatgatctgaagagggaggggagctgaagcatgccctggactccagatctttcatggccaagtttttcatggtgaaacgctcacccccatttctttctggcttatttgaaacagctaattctgccagtgcagcttaagagtgtagctcccttccccaaaggtttggattttgcagaagtggacataaaactgtgtgctgctgtctcccactgaagttttggtgccccaaacccttagctgatttagcttttaatgccccatttctgctgtgcacgcaggctcaggcagaagtaattccactgaattcagtggaatttcttaagcaaaaagtaatctgcaaaactggcataggaatttttttcttttccagatgagaaaagacacaactgggcaagaacccattgcagagactgtcgagtgcaataaaaagtaataaacttgatgtggttggactgttactgtcactgcacttagcagtaagacaaaacagtttgcacatggtgcagcgcatatgtttttcctggtaccactcagtacctatttttctaaagatattaaacatttaatgtttaaagttttctttttcttacatggagactttaaaaaatgcagaaagaaatttttttttaagaaaaaaaaataaataaatcaaatggttctgagtgtaaagctacccttttgatccaactagtttatattaattagtaccttaatgttttctaggaagcttgctttatttgatgaatggaattcattagcagtttatgtatctatgggcaatacggtggtcattgaagacatcaggaagtgacacctcatcagttttctggtaacagtttctgatttgactccatttgccagcatgtatctaaacatgaacaaatacttggggggccatggctctgtcttgcaagggtaagaagagggaagaaggacatacaaactcagttgtgtttttttgatccctgatgccaacttcgtgctcacatcactggatgtgaagagctccttgaagaatttctactgtcatcattgctgccatttcatttctctgccgttttataggcaaagcttgacactattaataacattaatagtacatgtcactgcagtcttaaattgtcatcccccaatcatttatctaacgtctcacttggacgtgccagcacatactgtctgctagaatcacttctactaaatagctgtaattgccatgcccggctcgttttgtcttgggtgccctataaagatcccaggcaaactagcttaattcactactgagaggaagatctgctttgtgttcctctgtgcgttgactgatttctagttttattcccgcagaaaaaatgtgctggtgccctcctcagagcagcagcgcgtcccacagcagtgcacatttgcacggaagtgctcttggccgaagcaagaacgcaggaggactctgcacaggctggaaacccctcttgcttattatacctctacgactagggataaatcacataaatcccgtatatattgatgcatttaaagtaaggttttctttcgattcattgctcgttactgtcaaataagtttgggtatctgtgatgtcagtaaagaaatgaattacaatttcctttattccttttgaactcctaggaatgctttaagatgccacagtctttgggagcattaggagggaaaccaaagaatGCCTATTATtccataggatttttaggtaaggaaaaaagaaacttattccaaatgtgcagatgatcaaaagagaacattttttgaaggggaaatagtaaggagtctaagcgtgaacctctagaagtaaagaaagatgagaatagaataaaataaatgaagaagcatatctaaaagagtttagaaacagtatgagatgatccttaacaggagcagaaagttaacagcaaagctaggtgtaaaaataagtgatgacatcaacaagagcagcatactaagaatagctgatagcatttgacaagtgtattggtcaaatgtcacttttattttcttgtatttcaaaactgtttctgatagcagtatctttttcaccttttgcataccttctgttattaagtattgctctaattaatttaaaatgcattccttcagatttcaccccactttgggccaaaattttgcaaccctattttgtccttttgtaaaacctaacctgttttagttaggcttttttgttccaatttctgaatgaatgcctaatgggattacagattgcatctgtgaacatcctgtaccttttaatctgtcaaatgttagtgtttacaacacttgagatttaaaaaaaaaaaaaaaaaaaaaagtactggatctcacatggaaaaataaaagtatgtgacaaagatagaacataaccaaccaaaaaattacagtaataggtcacaataggaagttatactaaataccctgtgggaaacgttgtgtctaaaccttccgattctcttaaagaatccctagctggaaagtctagattatactgactgcgatggcaatctaatttctattttacagttctggaccaagtgcttattaatgtcacttgcttatttttaacatatggcttttacccatccaggcaatgagctgatctatctggaccctcacaccactcaaagctttgtagattcagaagaaaatggcacggttgacgatgagagtttccactgccaggaagccccacatagaatgaagatcatgaatttggacccttcagtagctttagtaagtgtcaggaaatctggaatgcatgtactttatctcaaagtaatgtctctctacattggtaagggcagcaatgcatctccttgaacagaaccaagatcacaaagctgtcttctgtgatcaacacatagtagtttgtacataactacatggagaatcttagggcaagtgcggagctgtctgtactgtagggagctcgctttgttttctttactgagcagcttttacttctttcaagaggcattataatggtcagagcaaggaactgaaacaggtttacgtgttttattctatcactactttaggtTTGGTCACAAACATAAAGTTACTTaaagacaagttacttaaacttacgttatatcataagttaaaaatgtttaagtggaattattgtatttcaccccaaattacaaatacaaatgtattatttgtaattcacccaaaatgtcatgggggtagtgtggtatttgaaaaaattggatctgatcccatgccagtatcctgtgattgggtgattggcagttgtcaccagtgggatgtgtttctaaagctttaatctgtaaagataccggtatctgtcattcattcacatacctgttttttaatactgctgctttttagaaagttttttttgttttgttttgttttgttttgttttgttttaatacttaactacgtaactgtgcaaaatgtggcatgatgcaacgagacagacaaaatcataaggaagagcaaatattttcagtatagataccagaatggaaatgttccttaggtggtccatcatctacaagttttcagcttctgctgatacctggactgtaggaactgggtggcgctccatggaggagcacacaggagctgctgctattttttgcttgactatttcgttaggggtttgcagggccttgttctccccgtgggttctctccctagagctgccacatatttggagtcttatatctactgatcgtacagggcattactgtatcagaggtcaaaccgccttacctgctggtaccacatacctaccatcagcaaaggtaaaactctgtgtgtttgttttttcccctaagggcttcttttgcaaagaagaatgtgattttgataaccggtgtagtcttgtacaaaaggtaagagtgggaacttagcatctcgatttgttctttataaagtctggtttttattgtttgttttttgtaaaattttcctttgcattttcccttgtatacaaattgtatgagccatggagaagaatgcattaaagcatcagggtaaggcaatactactgaattgctaattggaaattgttcagcactttaccagccacaaaccctgccagttggaaaatgggtgtaaacatccacacttgaaggtgttactgggtgacacttgcttttaacttctaattctcactaaatgactaaggtttaactgccatattgtagtgatgtatcaatgatttgcttcctgatccttttttattgtttgacataatagattgcgtgttctaattatgactgttagtccctgctatcttaaagatctgattctgtaagtgctgcaggcctctagctcctgctgatctagggagaacagaaggtgctggctgccacaggaaacagacttgaggatgtttctgcatgcagctgttaagctaagcaccagacgtctgaatgtaaagtaccatcaacctctaaaggcatttatttaaaaaaaaaaaaaatcagtttgtaaataactgaaatacaggacagaaggtaacttctctttgaagaggaatagcgtttggcttcaggaacaccttttttcctgaccaaaacctgtccttcaaaatctgatgcgtttttttttttttttttcccctttggaggagctgatagatctgtcttttgtgctattgatcaacagaaaacttgaggagagttctatgcaagcaactttcttttaaaaagcagaaaatattgttataaatggctcaggattcaaattaggattaaataaaaaaataggatttattaaaagaatataaaggaatagaggtaagcaaacagcgctgggtgcaccgggagtctctgctccaccaggacgcacaccagttacatcaagcagctgatttttatgcacctagactaatacatattcattactacttctaaaaaaaatagattattataattagcttccggggtccagttcctcctactggagcatgcgcaccagtctcctctgggggtctctaggggtctttcatgctgaaggctcgtagtcttcctctcaccctttgtacttactcggcactattccaagtttatggaacactctctgtacactctccacaggtcttgtctcccaaccgtccttcagcttcttttttcttcctcttaatctcttggaccccctggccagataccaaggatctcataacagtcactagttgttatcagttgttctgaaactcccagacatcaaacacaaacagctttcttatttgacgcttcacgagtaattaaaacattcttccccagccattcacagacacatctatagcagtgttaagttaatctcgaagaagacaggaaaaaaggctgtaactgttagaaatagaagtccggaataacaaaagcaaacaggttcacaaatttaaggagtgttttctgaagacgtgataaattgactggaatgagggggagactgggacacactgcatctgtggttcaagaattaaactgccagtgcagggcccagaggcagacaggattcaaacagaattgttctttctggacacaaatttatggacacgaatttatggacacgaattggaattgttaaaacattcctcacaatcccttatcttctttttactatccccaattcgtgtctcttctgttattaataattggatttcatcagtttgttcttggagggtccaatccttaagcatcataattgacatattcccttccttttttaatgaagttattaccaatgtactatttatcacccggcgtattgataatgtaaaacaaggtatcatacaaggtacaaataataacgtcattacaccacataacaataaaaataacactcttttaacccatggtccaccaggcagccatgaaaataaatcccattccatatccttccaggtttgtgtttgctcgttcacctcccccctctccttctctgggatgggagagagaaatgggaaagtgaagcctatgagttaacaagaaaataataataataataataacaataataatgatgataatattactactagtaataatgtatacgaaacaagtgatgcacaatgcaactgctcaccacctgctgtccgatgcccaacccaaccccgagcagtccggccctcctcccagcctgcctgctggcaggacagtgagaagctgaatttggcttggtccttggcttggtgtaagcactgctctgtaacaattaaaaacaattaaaacatcagcatattattaacattcttctcatcctaaaccagaacataacattctatcagctactaggaagaaacaccctttttatcaatctttaaacagcaattactaaagctaaattttccacagacttctccttcttgtgctagtaaataatccaaagctaggcaattttgatacaaagcagttctcatcatttataactatttctattacagctaataacctaattattctattaagtatatatactggggtcctatagtcccacgatctgtcttctgcccacgtatctggatcataataggcaaacaccttcagggttgattcaggcttgtgttaccgttcggcctgtcagggtgatccagctcctggaaaattaatcacaattttatataggttaaaaaaaaggttcttatgttattttctcaggacaacctgaccttagtgtgggagaagtccagtcgaggccctctcactcggcagtcaatacccataggggttgcctccctcggtagaccatacacaccacagtggagggtcctgccctggtcttgccttctccctttcctcccttcaggcttgtcccctttatttggcatccttaattcatgcagagcctgcagagcctcgttgccagaatattagttcttccttagcttgagtttcagtttcccaggagcagactcaaccctccaagtttcagtagttactggtccttttattctggatgcatgggtccctttctgcggttctcacagctgtttcagtagtcagtaaaacaaggtacagtccctcacaccgagggttcagtgattcttccctcccgtggctgcttgttgaaacactttcttttttatcttctgacaagttaaataacagttatctaatttgctttgccgtatggccctttcca
This Anas platyrhynchos isolate ZD024472 breed Pekin duck chromosome 26, IASCAAS_PekinDuck_T2T, whole genome shotgun sequence DNA region includes the following protein-coding sequences:
- the LOC139999447 gene encoding cysteine protease ATG4A-like, which encodes MLRCGQMMLAQALICRHLGRDWQWEKHKKQPEEYHRILRCFLDRKACCYSIHQMAQVCVGEGKSIGEWFGPNTVAQVLKKLALFDEWNSLAVYVSMGNTVVIEDIRK